In a single window of the Leopardus geoffroyi isolate Oge1 chromosome D2, O.geoffroyi_Oge1_pat1.0, whole genome shotgun sequence genome:
- the TMEM254 gene encoding transmembrane protein 254, giving the protein MGTAAGGKAYFQRGSLLWFTVIILSFGYYTWVVFWPQSIPYQSLGPLGLFTQYLVDHHHTLLRSGYWLAWLIHVGEALYAMVLCKSKGITDGRAQVLWFLQTFLFGVASLSILIAYRPKRQKQT; this is encoded by the exons ATGGGGACAGCGGCAGGCGGTAAAGCGTACTTCCAGAGGGGCAGTCTGTTGTGGTTCACCGTCATCATCCTTTCATTTGGGTATTACACG TGGGTTGTCTTCTGGCCTCAGAGTATTCCTTACCAGAGCCTAGGACCGCTGGGCCTCTTCACTCAGTACTTGGTGGACCATCATCACACCCTCCTGCGCAGTGG GTATTGGCTTGCCTGGCTGATTCACGTGGGAGAGGCCTTATATGCCATGGTTTTGTGCAA gtctAAAGGCATCACGGACGGTCGGGCTCAAGTGCTGTGGTTCCTACAAACTTTCCTCTTTGGGGTGGCATCTCTCTCCATCTTAATTGCTTACAGACCAAAACGCCAAAAACAAACTTAA